The Microcaecilia unicolor chromosome 3, aMicUni1.1, whole genome shotgun sequence nucleotide sequence tttatagaataggttgtaGGGCAGATGcacacataactcctaattagtgccaattaactccattaATTGATTGGTAGCACCTAATTGACTatgggaaatacccagtgtacctgaacataactcactttgagctactactgaaaaacgtgtaagtaaaatctaagtaaataaataattacttcacatgcagatctgggatccatgctcaaatttgggcaacctatacagaatcggGGGATGTATGTGTAagtgggagacatgcccatgtcccATCAATGCTCCACCTACATGTACTCCCCCCTTGCAATTGAGTGCTATACTACTGATTAGATACtactatcgagcagggactgtctcttcatgtccagtgtacactgctgcatacgtctaatagcactatagaaatgttaagtagtagcattTTGAAATTGTTATTTACATGTACAGCTAATCTATATGTGTAAGTGCTACTATTTCCGTATGTGAAAGCCACACTGGGCTTCTAAAATGCCCTTCTACATCTTTGGAAGGATATAGACAGAGTAGAGGCAATCCAgagtattatttatttggattttgctcacaccttttcagtagtggctcaaggtgagttacattcaggtaaactgggtattttcctgtccctggaggactcacaatctaagtttgttcctgaggcaataaagggttaagtgacttgcccaagataacaaggaGCAGCATTGGGAGAGTGACTAATATGCTTACAACATCTGCACCAAAAGCCCCTTGAGGTGAGCTTTAGGGAACAGGAAGGGCAATTTTCTAAAGCAGTTCTGAGCATAAAGCAATGTACCACAGTTTACATGGAGAAATCAgcttttatagaactgcccttctgGTATGTGTGTAATCTTATGTGCATGCAGCATATAGACACATAAGCATTCCTGGAAACTGAAATGAGGCCATGTTAATTTTTATATGCATAATTCATGAAATATACACATAGGATATGTTAATTAACTCAGGAAGTTTATGTATGTCAAAGAGCAGGTGTGATGCAAGCACATAAATTCCATGGAAGAATTGTCAAAGTGAAAGTATACACATACTTCCATTTTGAAAATTTACCCATGCCAACAcaaagaaaggcggtatatactagggccaattttcattttgatgcagTGATCGGCTTAAACTGAATGCTTACTGTGGAGTTTAATGTAACCTATATATATTTATCACCACTATCTATGTAGGATACATATAGTATTCAGCAGACCTAAACTAAATGTATAAATTATCCaattaggaccagattctatatgtcaCGGGAAAAAAACcacacttagcactattctataaaccttgcctaaagttaagcgtggtttatagaatactcgtaAGGGTCTGATGCTAGAACTAAATTTAGGGGgtgaccatttatgccagctaaaacctggtataaatgcctgcGTCTAACTTAGGAGCAGatcgggcgtattctataacgatgcgcATAATTTTTAAGAAcgctcatgacccacccatgacccttccatggccagacccccttttgagatccacacgttagaatttacatgcgccactttatagaatatgtttagaaagtgcgcataaattataattagtgccaattaatgccgatAATTGCTTCTTAGTGGTcagttattggtgctgattgccttgttaaacaattaaattgcgcacacagctttaggtgcactttatagaatccggaggcTTTTAAGCCTGCCTTTGACTTACTTCCAAACCCAGCCCGATTTAAATGGCCTTatattatttgtatattttctGAAAATAAGGATTTATACATTGTTCAGTACATAAATACCTTTGAATATTGGCTCAGCTATTTATGCATCTGCACAGTTAGAAAATTACGTTCCAAATATGTACACCCTTAGAGAAGACAGACAACTCAACAAAAGGAATAATACAAGCAGTATTTACTGACCAAAGAAAAGTAAAGAACAACAAACCTTCCCTGGTAGCCACATCAAACTTAAatcaaaaactaaaaactaaggcccccttttagaaGCCACGCTAGAAGCTGGTGGTGCAGTAATGTTGACACAGCCCAAACACTGTGCCGCatgcatacataagtacataagtagtgccatactgggaaagaccaaaggtccatctagcccagcatcctgtcaccgacagtggccaatccaggtcaagggcacctggcacgctccctaaacgtaaaaacattccagacaagattatacctaaaaatgaggaatttttccagtccatttaatagcggtctatggacttgtcctttaggaatctatctaacccctttttaaactccgtcaagctaaccgcccgtaccacgttctccggcaatgaattccagagtctaattacacgttgggtgaagaaaaattttctccgattcgttttaaatttaccacactgtagcttcaactcatgccctctagtcctagtatttttggatagcgtgaacagtcgcttcacatccacccgatccattccactcattattttatacacttctatcatatctcccctcagccgtctcttctccaagctgaaaagccctagccttctcagcctctcttcataggaaagtcgtcccatccccactatcattttcgtcgcccttcgctgtaccttttccaattctactatatcttttttgagatacggagaccagtactgaacacaatactccaggtgcggtcgcaccatggagcgatacaacggcattataacatccgcacacctggactccatacccttcttaataacacccaacattctattcgctttcctagccgcagcagcacactgagcagaaggtttcagcgtatcatcgacgacgacacccagatccctttcttgatccgtaactcctaacgcggaaccttgcaagacgtagctataattcgggttcctcttacccacatgcatcactttgcacttgtcaacattgaacttcatctgccacttgcacgcccattctcccagtctcgcaaggtcctcctgtaatcgttcacattcctcctgcgacttgacgaccctgaataattttgtgtcatcggcgaatttaattacctcactagttattcccatctctaggtcatttataaatacattaaaaagcaacggacccagcacagacccctgcgggaccccactaactaccctcctccactgagaatactggccacgcaatcctactctctgcttcctatctttcaaccagttcttaatccataataataccctacctccgattccatgactctgcaatttcttcaggagtctttcgtgcggcactttgtcaaacgccttctgaaaatccagatatacaatatcaaccggctccccattgtccacatgtttgcttaccccctcaaaaaaatgcattagattggtgaggcaagacttcccttcactaaatccgtgctgactttgtctcatcagtccatgtttttgtataagagccaacttttcaaaatgattgggggtgctgaaattttttttaatacaggtggtgcatttcccctcctcccctccctctcttcccctctaaccccctctcttcctcaccctcccccctctccattcatatccagcaattctcatctctccactgccctctcttccattcatatccagcaattctcctctctcccctatcctcccctcttatccatgtccagcgaattctcctctctcccctgccctcccctccctccatccatgtccaacaaatctcatctctcccctgccctctcttccttgtccagcgatttctgctctctcccctcccctccatgtccagcgatttctcctccctcccctccatgtccagtaactcgccccaaacaccacctgccccttttcagcccccctctcctccgagtttcaggccccctctctcctcccagttccaggccccccctctcctctgagtgccagtcccaaccccagcctgaactCTTCTCCAACAacattaactcgtgacaggattgtgaaaaattacagaaggaccttacgagactgagagattgggcggctaaatggcagatgacgtttaatgtgagcaagtgcaaggtgatgcatgtgggaaaaaagaacctgaattatagctacgttatgcaaggctccacgttaggagttacggaccaagaaagggatctgggtgtcgtcgtcgataatatgctgaaaccttctgctcagtgtgctgctgcggctcggaaagcaaatagaatgttgggtattattaggaaaggtatggaaaacaggtgtgaggatgttatcatgccattgtatcactccatggtgcgaccgcaccttgagtattgtgttcaattctggttgccgcatctcaagaaagatatagtggaattggaaaaggtgcagcgaagggtgactaaaatgatagcagggatgggacgacttccctatgaagaaagactaaggaggctaggacttttcagcttggagaagagacggctgaggggagacatgatagaggtatataaaataatgagtggagttgaacaggtggatgtgaagcgtctgttcacgctttccaaaaatactaggactagggggcatgcgattaaactacagtgtagtaaatttaaaacaaatcggagaaaagttttcttcacccaacgcgtaattaaactctggaattcgttgccggagaacgtggtgaaggcggttagcttggcagagtttaaaaaggggttagatggtttcctaaaggacaagtccataaaccgctactaaatggacttaggaaaaatccacaattccgggaataacatgtatagaatgtttgtacttttgggcagcttgccaggtgcccttggcctggattggccactgtcatggacagtctgctgggcttgatggacccttggtcttttcccagtgtggcattacttatgtgcttaacagtcctccgtcctcgccttcctgctgcccagaatttaaaactcttcTTACCTCGGgtcccagcagcagtgaaaggcgagcaggctcggcgcttcagccttcccttctctttcagctctggtcccgccctcatttcctgtttctgcaagggcgggaccagagctgagagagaaggagtggaggagtggcctagtggttaaggtggtggactttggtcctggggaactgaggaactgagttcaattcccacttcaggcacaggcagctccttgtgactctgggcaagtcacttaaccctccattgccccatgtaagccgcattgagcctgccatgagtgggaaagcacggggtacaaatgtaacaaaaaaaaaagggaaagctgaagcgctgagcctgctcgcctttcactgctgccgggacccgaggtaagatgagttttaaattctgggtggcaggaagacaagaacggaggactgttgagggagaagagggcgggcaggttgggctggctggggttggaactggaacttccggcaggttaaaatattggggttgctcaagcacccacagcacccacggagttggcacCTATGGCCACATGGCAGTCGCTagctcggctttgtaaaaggaggcctAACTGAGGGGAGAACATCAAACAGTTGCATTCCACAACATAGGGTCTCTTATAGCACCAACTATTTCAGACCTGCGTTTTTAGGTATTATTTGTTATCACTTGTACTCCTGTCACAGTTGTGTCTCTAACTCTTTAAATATGTCTTTTATTCAGCAAAggaaaattctttttttaaaaaaactcacTCTTATACACATcacaaaattcaaaaataatcTCAAGCAATAATGTAACCAAAGTGACCACTTATCTGCTCATTTGCATCATCGCAAACACCACCGCTGTAGCAATGTTTCACTTTCATGGAAACCTATAGAATAAACAAAGTGTTTCGgtttcctgcctgcttccggggTTTATAAAGGGTCACCAAATGTCAAGGCTATAGCTGGAGATCTGACACAGTGCAGGCAGGAAGCCAAAACTCCTTTGTTTATTCTGTCGATGTTGGGTGTAACACTGCTACAGCACTGGCATTTGCGATGATGCAAGTGAACAAATAAGCGGTCACTTTGTTTACATTGTTGCTTGAgattatttttgaattttgtgATTTGTATAagagtgagtttttttttaagaaatttcCTTTGCTGAATAAAAGACATATTTAAAGGGTTAAAGACACAACTATGATGGGAGTACAAGTGATAAGAAATAATGCCCAAAAACACGGGTCTGAAATAGGTGGGGCTATAAGAGATCCTATGCTGTGGGATGCAGCTGTTTGATTTTCTCCACTCAGTTTTTAGTATTTGATGTAAGTTTGATGTGGCTACCGAGGATGGTTTGTTGTTCCTTACTTTTCTTTTGGATACCCTAGAGAAGAGACAGGGGATATGAGGGAAACATGCAAATACCTCAGAAGTATGTAAAATGCATCGAAAAGGAAAGAAATCTCTTTCAGTAAAGAGGATGTCCAAGAACAAGAAGTTAATGCATACATTTTCAATGGGGTAGATTCAAGAGTAACAGCAGGAAAATATTTATTCGCAGAACAGATGGTGAGTAATGGAAGAACCTTCCAGTAGAGGAGATAGAGAGAGACATAAGTAATCACAGAATTCAAGCACAGATACCTTATTGTGAAGAATTTAGGAAAACATaatgggatcttttactaaatattagtgcatgttatttgcagcagggcccataagaataaaatgggactTATGGCAGATAActtgtgctaatctttagtaaataaCCCCCTAAGAGATTGACTATGATCTATTGAACTGTAATAAGAAACAAATTCTTGGCAGATTAAATGGGCCTTAAGTTCCTCTCTGCCACAATAATTACCTGAAGGCTAATATGTAATAACAATTTCTTCTAGCATAAAATCATATTATACTGTGGTTTCTGATGTAAGTTAGctcaataaaatttaaaattcaaaTTTTACTCACTTGGAATGCATTGAGTACCGTAAATATGTAATGGAATGCCAAGGAACTGTTTTCGATAATAGTTGCAATTCCAAATCCCCAAGTCAGTCCTAAAAGCGGTGTCAGGATTGCAACACATCTGATGACTTGCACAATAATACTCCTTTCATTGGTTCGTGGATTTTCTCCAACCATTTGTCTCACTAACACAACTATAACTgccaaaacaataataaaattcaGAGTAATGATAAGGAATGCAGGGATAACAAAGGCCAGCAGAGCTTTGCTTTCAGTCCAGTTGAGCCAGCAGCCATCTTTCCTCACATATGGTTTATTGGGCTGTGTGATCGTTGCAACTAAGGTGATAACTGATATGATCAGAGGACACCCATAGCCTATAGCAAATGCTAGATAAATCAGAGAAGACTTTCTCATGTTATGAAAAACCATCAGCACACGATAACTGATCAGGAGGGCCAAAACCAGCATCCAAAAGAACAGGGAAAGGTAGAACAAATGGATGAAAAATGTAGCTGCTATGCAAGCATCTGATTCTTCGGTATCTTTTTGGTAAAGTACAGCTCCAACAATGAACCAAGCATCAGCAATCAGAAGAGATAttgcaatattcacaatggaaagATGGCGCATATATGAGATCTCAGTTTTCGTTATATGACGCCAGAGCAGACCCTCAATGGTGAGGCAAACCAATAAGCTACATATGGAGATACCAATACCTACAAATGAAATGTAGTTCAATGCTGCAGTTTCCACTGTTTGGTGTGACATCAGAATTGAAAACGACGTAAATCGTTTGGAATGATTACATCTGCAGGTTGCCATATCATAAGACTCTTTATCCATGCTGCACGGTCCTGACTTCCAGTTTTTCTCTTCCCTATCCCAGCCTACACATTTGGCATTGGCATTTGACTTAGTTTTCTTCTGGAAGGTGAGCGAAAGTTTGCTGCTGCTTGTATTCAGAGCCACAGATATAACAAATCCATTCAGACTTCTGTTTTGTAATTGATTTGACAGAATTTCTCCAATTGTGGTGTAAGCAATGGCAACAGCGGGAGAATTAATTGGCAACTTCTTCAAATCTTCTTTCAGCATTGATACAGAACCAGTGAATTCTGTACCATTTAACCATACTGAGAAGTTGAAATCTATATTTTTAATTTGTTGGTTAACTTTAAATCCTTTCACATGAACAAAGTCTTCTGTAACACTTATTGAACTGTCGTCTACGGTACTTGCAAATTCATTCACATACTGCAATAAGGCTGAACTGTTGCCAATGCTATTAGGAATGAATGACCAGTTATTAACTGCAGACTTATTGAGGATATGGTTTGCTATTTCACCGTAATActgaaatagaaaagaaaatactaaTTAGGTTAAACTTATATGAGGCAACTGTCAAACAGCCCATCTAAGTGCAAAGCGTGGTGCCTGTGGACCATATACTTAATTTTCATAGAGAAATTACACACCAAAATTTTCATTTGAAATCTGTCCACAGGTACAAAGGACCCACTGACTTACCATCTTCTTTTTCTTTAAGGGCAAATTTTTGCTGGCAAATAACAAGTCTAGATTTGAAAAGCCATTCTATGCACATTGGTTTTCAATCCTATCTAAGCACATGCCTAGGAAAGCCTCTCCTCAATCTGGCTAAACATACAatcattatcccctggattctataaaggttgcccacattTGGG carries:
- the ADGRF4 gene encoding adhesion G protein-coupled receptor F4, translating into MTCLGKSLNLVIFCIFINFFPVSSQFIDEKCGEDFGDCVPGKTSCKKCGQGFSGTMKAECDSGKRWIPVQETCVSRDMQRLLQVLSSRPTLPYVLVNYESESLVNTGLSVVDLTHPSEDDCTPFSISCAANMVKMQETTAGNIASIVTILNLLRNSSDNSTKNKMKYYGEIANHILNKSAVNNWSFIPNSIGNSSALLQYVNEFASTVDDSSISVTEDFVHVKGFKVNQQIKNIDFNFSVWLNGTEFTGSVSMLKEDLKKLPINSPAVAIAYTTIGEILSNQLQNRSLNGFVISVALNTSSSKLSLTFQKKTKSNANAKCVGWDREEKNWKSGPCSMDKESYDMATCRCNHSKRFTSFSILMSHQTVETAALNYISFVGIGISICSLLVCLTIEGLLWRHITKTEISYMRHLSIVNIAISLLIADAWFIVGAVLYQKDTEESDACIAATFFIHLFYLSLFFWMLVLALLISYRVLMVFHNMRKSSLIYLAFAIGYGCPLIISVITLVATITQPNKPYVRKDGCWLNWTESKALLAFVIPAFLIITLNFIIVLAVIVVLVRQMVGENPRTNERSIIVQVIRCVAILTPLLGLTWGFGIATIIENSSLAFHYIFTVLNAFQGFFILVFGTLIDKQVREALTTALTSPKLITFLTKNTSNGPVSS